Proteins encoded in a region of the Dehalobacter sp. genome:
- a CDS encoding DUF2148 domain-containing protein produces the protein MEIMKTVAELMALSAVTAPKAKGQDYINVKVITEPSVMTYLADEMSKCSEENGKKFFNRDAANIRNSQALVLLSLKDAKHAGLNCGACGHPNCTMLEAVAQGPEFNGPLCPWRLIDLGIALGSAVKTAGTLNADNRIMYSAGAVAKKIGLIEGDIAVAIPLNASSKNIYFDR, from the coding sequence TTATGAAAACCGTAGCTGAGCTTATGGCTTTGTCCGCAGTCACCGCACCGAAAGCAAAAGGACAGGATTACATAAATGTAAAGGTCATTACAGAACCATCTGTAATGACTTATCTGGCCGATGAAATGTCGAAGTGCAGCGAGGAAAACGGGAAGAAATTTTTCAACCGTGATGCTGCCAATATACGTAATTCTCAGGCGTTGGTTTTACTGTCTCTGAAGGATGCCAAACATGCCGGCTTAAACTGCGGCGCCTGCGGCCATCCAAACTGCACGATGCTCGAAGCTGTCGCGCAAGGGCCGGAATTTAACGGTCCGCTTTGTCCCTGGCGTCTGATTGACCTGGGTATTGCACTCGGGTCTGCCGTAAAGACAGCCGGAACGCTCAACGCGGATAACCGCATCATGTATTCCGCAGGTGCCGTTGCGAAAAAAATAGGGTTAATTGAGGGGGATATCGCTGTCGCAATCCCGCTGAATGCGAGCAGCAAAAACATCTATTTTGAC